DNA sequence from the Actinomycetota bacterium genome:
CGCGCCGCGGCCAGCATCTCGCGCCACCTCTGCCTGCTCACGTTCGATGGCGGCGGGTTTTGCCGCTCGATGCGCGGCGGGGCGACGGGCTCCTGCTCCAGAGGCCTGCGCAGGTAGGCGATGAGATCCTCGCAGCGGTGGATCGCGTCTTCGTAGTCGGCCTCCGGGCGGTCGCCGGGGACCACGTTCACGATTACGGACAACACCTGGCGGAAGTGGTCGAAGGCGATGACCCGGTCGGAGAACTGCAGCTGGACGTCCGGGAGCCCGGACGGGTCCTGCGGCCGCGGGGGCAGAGACTCGATATGCCGGACGGCGTCGTAGCCGATATAGCCCACGGCCCCGCCGTGAAGCGGCGGCAGTCCGTCCAGACGAGGCGCGCGGTAGCCCTCCACGGTGGACTGGACGATCTCGAGCGGGTTTCGTCCGGTGGCCCATTGCGGCGGGTCGCCCTCCCACTGCACCTCGTCTCCCATCACGCGCAGCACCAGGAATGGGTCGACTCCGACAAACGAGTACCGGCTCCACCGCTCGCCGCGCTCCGCCGACTCGAGCAGAAACGAGTTGCGCGACTTGGCCACCTTTAGCCAGGCCGACACCGGCGTCTCGAGGTCGGCTATGACCTCCCGCCACACGGGCACGACGGTGTGCGATTCGGCGAGCCGCTTGAACCCGTCGAGGCCGGGGCGGTACAGCGTGCGGTCAAGGCTCACGCGTCGAGGGTGCGGTAGAAGCAGGACCTGTTCCCGGTGTGGCAGGCGCCGTCGCCCTCCAGGTGCACCCGGACGAGCAGCGCGTCCGCGTCGCAGTCGTAGCGGACGTCCACCAGGCGCAGCTTGTTGCCCGACGTCTCGCCCTTCGTCCACAGCTCCCGCCGCGAGCGCGACCAGAACGTGGCGAGCCCCTTGCTAAAGGTCGCACGGATCGACTCTTCGTTCATCCAACCGAGCATCAGCACGTCGCCGGTGGCGGCCTCCTGGACGATGGCGGGCAGCAGTCCCCGGTCGTCAAAGGACAAGTCGGCGATCGACAGGTCCGCATCCTGGTTCGGCGACGTCATGTCAGCCGCACCGGGAGCCCGCGTCCGGCGAGGTGCGCCTTCAGCTGGGAGATCTCATAGAGGCCGTCGTGGACGATCGAGGCGATCAGGACCGCGTCCGCCCCGGCATCCAGCGCGTCCGCCAGGTGCTCCGGACCCCCCGCCCCCCCGGAGGCGATAACCGGGACCCCGACCGCCTCCGCTACTGCCGACGTCAGCTCCACGTCGTAGCCGTCCTGTGTGCCATCGCGGTCCATGGACGTGAGCAGGATCTCGCCGGCCCCGAGCTTCTCGGCCTCCGCGGCCCACTGGACCGCATCCTTGCCGGTGGCTGTGCGCCCGCCGTTGACGAAGACCTCCCAGCCGCCGTTTCGGCGCCGGGCGTCGATCGCGCACACGACACACTGGGAGCCGAAGGCGTCCGACGCTTCGCGGACCAGCCGTGGGTCCGACACGGCCGCTGTGTTGAGCGAGATCTTGTCTGCGCCGGTCCGCAGCATCCGTCGGACGTCGTCCACCGTTCTGATCCCTCCGCCCACGGTGAACGGGATGAACACGCGCTCGGCGGCGGCCCGAATGACGTCGTAGATCGACTCGCGTCCGTGGGCCGAGGCGGTGATGTCCAGCAGCACGATCTCGTCGGCCCCCTGAGCGTCGTACCGCTCGGCTAGCTCAACCGGGTCGCCGGCATCGCGGATGTCCACGAAGTTCACGCCCTTCACGACACGGCCCCCATCGACGTCCAGGCAGGGGACGACCCGCTTCGCGAGCGTCACGCGGGGGCCGCCACGGCGATCGCTTCCCTGAGCTCCAGCGCACCGGCGTACAGGGCACGGCCGACGACCACGCCCTCGATGCCTCGCGAGGCGGCGGCCGATAGCGCACGGATGTCGTCCAGGCCGGACACGCCACCGGAGGCGATCACCGGCACCCCCGACACCTGCGCGACCTCGCACAGCTGCTCGAGGTTCGGCCCGGACATCATCCCGTCGCGGGAGATGTCGGTGCACAGGAGACGGCGGACGCCCAGTCCCGCAAGCTCGGCCGCCGTGGACAGCAGGTCGAGTCCGGAGTCCTCGC
Encoded proteins:
- the hisI gene encoding phosphoribosyl-AMP cyclohydrolase; protein product: MTSPNQDADLSIADLSFDDRGLLPAIVQEAATGDVLMLGWMNEESIRATFSKGLATFWSRSRRELWTKGETSGNKLRLVDVRYDCDADALLVRVHLEGDGACHTGNRSCFYRTLDA
- the hisF gene encoding imidazole glycerol phosphate synthase subunit HisF, coding for MTLAKRVVPCLDVDGGRVVKGVNFVDIRDAGDPVELAERYDAQGADEIVLLDITASAHGRESIYDVIRAAAERVFIPFTVGGGIRTVDDVRRMLRTGADKISLNTAAVSDPRLVREASDAFGSQCVVCAIDARRRNGGWEVFVNGGRTATGKDAVQWAAEAEKLGAGEILLTSMDRDGTQDGYDVELTSAVAEAVGVPVIASGGAGGPEHLADALDAGADAVLIASIVHDGLYEISQLKAHLAGRGLPVRLT